CGACCGACGTCGCGACGAAGTTCAGCATGATGGTGGTGATGACCTCGTTGGCGTCGGCGTACGCCTTCAGCGCGCCGGGGAGCGCGCCGTACGCGCCGCCGCCGAGCGCGCCGAACAGGATGCCCAGCGGGAGCAAGACGAGGCCGGCGACGACGCCCGTGCCCGCGAACAGCGGCGCGACGTACAGCATCGCGACGGCGGTGAGGAGCGCGCCGACGACCAACTGGCCCTGCGCGCCGATGTTGAACACGCCGGCGCGGAACGCCACGGCGACCGCGACGCCGGTGAACGCGAGGATGGTCGTCTCGGCGAGCGTGGTGGCGAACTGGCCGTTCAGGGGGTCCCACGAGAACGTCATCGTGGAGAAGTCGATGACGACGTTCCCGAGCGCCCCGAGGAACAGCTTGTCGTAGACGGCGAACGGGTCGTAGCAGAACCCCATCGCGAACAGCGAACTGCCGCCCGTGAACTGCGTGACGAAACTGCCGGGGAACGCGAGCGTGTACGCGGCGGTCTGGCACTCGGCCATCCGGCCGGCGCCGAGGATGATGAGGCCGCCGATGAACACGGACAACAGGAGCGCCGACGCGCTGATGAGAATGCGTTCGGTGCGCGACGCGGTGACGAGGCGTTTCATCGCGGCCTGCGCTCGGTCGCGGAGCGTCACGACTCCACCCCCGTGGCGGGCGCGTCGATGCTCGGATACTCCTCGGGGTACTCGCCCGCCATCAGGAGCCCGAGTTGCTCTTCGGTGACCTCGTCGGGGTCGACGACCGCCATCACGTCGCCGTCGTGCATGACGGCGAGGCGGTCGGAGAGCCCCTTCACTTCGTCGAGTTTCGAGGAGACGAGCAGGACGCCGCGGCCGTCCTCGCGCAGGTCGAGCAGTCGGTCGTGGATGAACTCCTGGGAGCCGATGTCGACGCCGCGGGTCGGGTGCGTGGCGACGACCAACCGGGGGTCGCGTTCGAACTCGCGCCCGACGATGAACTTCTGTTGGTTGCCGCCGGACAGCGACTCGGCGTCGGCGTCGGCGTTCGGCGGGCGGACGTCGTACTCGTCGACGATTGCTTCGGCGTGGTTCCGGGATTCTGGCCAGTCGATGCGCCCGCTCTCGGCGAACGGTTCGGCGTGCTGGCTCCCGAGGATGCCGTTCTCCACGAGGTCGAACTCCATCACGAGGCCGCGCTCCTGCCGGTCCTCGGGGACGTACGCCATCCCGCGGTCGATGCGGGAGCGACGCGAGTCACCGGTGACGTCCCGCCCGTCGAACGTGACCGTCCCCGACTCGGGGTCGCGGAGGCCCGTGACGGCTTCGACGAGTTCGGCCTGTCCGTTGCCGTCGACGCCCGCGATGCCGAACACTTCGCCCTCGCGGACGGAGAAGGAGACGTCGCTGACGGCCGGGACGTCCCGGTCGTCGCGCACGGACAGCGAGTCGACGCCGAGCACCTCCTCGCCCGGCGTCACGTCGGGTTTGTCGACTTCGAGGATGACTTCGCGTCCGACCATCAACTCCGCGAGTTCCTCCTGGGTGGTCTCGTCGGTGGACACCGTCCCGACTTGCTTCCCGTCCCGGAGGACGGTCACGTCGTCGGCGGCGTGCATCGCCTCGCCGAGTTTGTGCGTGATGAAGATGACAGTCTTCCCCTGGTCGGTGAGTTCGTCGATGACGCCGAAGAGGTCCTCGACCTCCTGAGGGGTCAGGACCGCGGTCGGTTCGTCGAGGATGAGGATGTCGGCGCCGCGGTACAGCGCCTTCAGAATCTCGGCGCGTTGCTGGACGCCGACGCTCGC
The nucleotide sequence above comes from Halobacterium litoreum. Encoded proteins:
- a CDS encoding ABC transporter permease: MTLRDRAQAAMKRLVTASRTERILISASALLLSVFIGGLIILGAGRMAECQTAAYTLAFPGSFVTQFTGGSSLFAMGFCYDPFAVYDKLFLGALGNVVIDFSTMTFSWDPLNGQFATTLAETTILAFTGVAVAVAFRAGVFNIGAQGQLVVGALLTAVAMLYVAPLFAGTGVVAGLVLLPLGILFGALGGGAYGALPGALKAYADANEVITTIMLNFVATSVALYLVSDASRFKDPESLANQTKALPEFSQFPALLFRARDDFSLLALGLAVLALVGIWYLLTRTSFGYDVRTSGIQPDAAEYGGVDADRTIVSSMALSGALAGVGGAIYVLMQLGNFQTGVPSYGFDGITVSILAGNNPLGVGFAALLFGVLQSGSIVVQVGSDVPPELVGVLRGLIILFVAMPEFFRLLGRKFGTLLPEDEQRRGAVATDGGGSDE
- a CDS encoding ABC transporter ATP-binding protein — protein: MSTTDAAVRLESITKRFPGVVANDEVDLTVERGSVHALLGENGAGKTTLMNVLYGLYQPTDGTIRVNGDEHVFESPRDAIDAGIGMIHQHFMLVGPMTIAENIALGNEPRKWGGLAVDREATRREVVELSERYGFDVDPDQLVEEASVGVQQRAEILKALYRGADILILDEPTAVLTPQEVEDLFGVIDELTDQGKTVIFITHKLGEAMHAADDVTVLRDGKQVGTVSTDETTQEELAELMVGREVILEVDKPDVTPGEEVLGVDSLSVRDDRDVPAVSDVSFSVREGEVFGIAGVDGNGQAELVEAVTGLRDPESGTVTFDGRDVTGDSRRSRIDRGMAYVPEDRQERGLVMEFDLVENGILGSQHAEPFAESGRIDWPESRNHAEAIVDEYDVRPPNADADAESLSGGNQQKFIVGREFERDPRLVVATHPTRGVDIGSQEFIHDRLLDLREDGRGVLLVSSKLDEVKGLSDRLAVMHDGDVMAVVDPDEVTEEQLGLLMAGEYPEEYPSIDAPATGVES